DNA from Arthrobacter sp. FW305-BF8:
GGGTACCCTGCTGACGGTCGCCGGCAAGGCGGCTCTCCCGGAAGAGCGCGACGCCGCCACGGCCGCCATCACTGCCATCAGCGCCGCCCGTGGCGCGTGGGCCGTGCGCGTGCACGACGTCGGATCCAGCCTTGACGCTGTGAAGGTCGCCGCCCGCATGTCCTCCCCGGACCACGGCAGCTGAGCAGGAAGGCCGAGCAGAACCGCCATGGACAGGATCTCGCTGACCGGTGTCACCGCCACCGGCTACCACGGGGTGTTTGATTTTGAGCGCCGCGAAGGCCAGCCGTTCGTTGTGGACGCCGTACTGCATCTGGATTTCAGCCAGGCTGCGGCGTCGGACGACGTGCGCGATACCGCCCACTACGGCGAGGTGGCCGGACGGATCACCGACTGGATCACCGGCGAGCCCCTGAACCTGATAGAAGGACTGGCGGTGCGGATGGCCGAGGGCCTGCTCAAGGAGTTCAAAATCCAGGCCGTGGAGATCACGGTGCACAAGCCGAAGGCGCCCATCGAGGTGCCCTTCGGTGACGTCGCCGTCAGCGTCTTCCGGGAGCGGCCATGAACCCGGCACCCGCACTGCATGAGAAGCCGGTCCATGAGAAGCCGATCCATGAGAAGCCGGTGCACGGGAAGGCGCCAGCCAAAACCGCCTACACACGCGCGGTGCTGGCGCTGGGCAGCAACCTCGGGGCGCGGAACGAGACGCTGTCCGAGGCCGTGGCGGACCTTGTGGACCGCCCGGAGGTGCGGCTCCTGGCCGTCTCGCCCATAGTGCAGACCAAGGCCGTCGGCGGCCCCGCCGGGCAGCCGGACTTCCTCAACATGGTGATTTCGGTAGAAACCTCGCTGGAACCGCTCGCACTGCTCCGGCACTGCCAGTCAGTGGAGAACAAGCACCACCGTGTCCGTGAGGTCCACTGGGGTCCGCGCACGCTCGACGTCGACGTGATCGTCTACGGGGACGTCGAAAGTTCCGATCCTGTGCTGACCCTGCCTCACCCGTTCGCCGCTGTGCGGGCCTTCGTGCTTTATCCCTGGTCCCAGATGGACCCCTCAGCCACCCTGAACGGGCAGCCGGTGGGGGAGTTGGCGGCCAGGGCCGCCGATTTCCCGGACCTGAAGCCGTTCGACGGCTTCGGGGACTTCGACGGCGTGCCGGACGTCGGGGCGGTGGAGCAGCCGTGAAACCCGTGAGCCCGCTGCTGCTCGCCGTCGTGGGCCTGGCCCTTGCAGTCGCCGGCTGGTCCGCTGCCGTCCTGACCGTCCGCTACGGCATGGCCACACCGGTCCTGCCGGCCACGGCGCTGGTCACCATGGGCGTGATCGTGGCACTGACCCTGGTGCTGGGCATCCGCGTGCTCCGCTGGCGGAACGGCAAAAAGAAGAAAATGCTGAACCCCATCCTGGCGGCGTGGACGCTGGTCCTCGCCCAGGCCTGTGCCTACACCGGCGCGATGCTGCTGGGCTGGCACGCCGGGATCTTCCTGGACCAGCTGCGGTTCTGGAGCATCCGCAGCGGGCTGGACGTCACTTGGCTCGCCCTCGGCATGGCCGGCGGCGGGTTGGTCATGATCGTGGTGGGGCTCGTCGTCGAACGCTTCTGCAAAATCCCGCCGGAGGACGGCGAGACGGACGCCGCAGAGGGCCTGCCGGGCCAAGGCAGGGGCAAGGCCAAGGGGGAAGGCGAGTATGCCTACCGCGGCGATTGATCCCCCCGGGATCACCTGGCTGCGCGTGTCCCCGAAATACGTCACCGTCCGGCTTGTGGAGTGGGCCCTCGGCAACCTGGTGATGGTGGCCGTGCTGAGCCTGCCGCTGGTGTTTGTCCGGCTCGGCTGGTGGCGGTGGCCGCCGCTCTGGCTGGCCATTGGCCTTCCGGCTTTCATGCTGCTGCTGGCGCTGTGGCGGCTGGTCCTGATCCCGCGGCAGGTGCGGGCCATCGGCTACGCCGAGCGCGAGGACGACCTCCTCATCCGCGGCGGCATCTTCTTCCAGCGCGTCATGGTGGTGCCGTACGGCCGGATGCAGTACGTGGACATCAGTGCCGGGCCGGTGGAACGCGGGCTGGGCCTGTGCACCCTGAAGCTGCATACGGCATCCGCCGGAACCAACGCCGGCATCCCCGGACTTCCTGCCGCGGAAGGCGCCCGGCTCAGGGAACAGCTCTCGGCACGCGGCGAAGCCAGGCTGGCCGGGCTGTGAGCGCCGGCGGCCTCGCTTCCGGAAAGCCCGACGGCGAGTGGCTGCGCGTGCACCCGGCGACCCCCTTTGTTCGCGGCTGGGTTGCGCTGGCCGCCATCGGCTACTTCTTCGGGCGTGACAGCTTTGAACGGATGCTGCAGGGCCAGCCGCTGATCGATGACCGCCTCGCGGGGCGCGCCCCGTGGCTCCTGGGCGCCGGGGCACTGATGCTGGTGCTGGCGGTCCTGAGCTTCATCCTGTCCTGGTATTTCACCCGGTACCAGGTGGCGGAGGGCTACGTCCGGGTCAACACCGGCTTCCTGTTCAAGCAGCAGCGGCAGGCGAGGCTGGACCGGGTGCAGGCCATCGACATCGTCCAGCCGCTGCTCGCCAGGATCTTCGGCCTCGCGGAACTGAAGTTCGAAGTTGCCGACGCCGGCGAATCGGCCGTCCGCCTGGCCTACCTGCGCATCGGCGACGCCCGCCAGCTGCGCGCCACCATCCTCGCCCGTGCCTCGGGCGTCCGGCTGGATCCCGCGCAGCCCGAGGCAGCCGCTCCCGAGGCGCCGGAGCAGCAGGTCCTGCAGGTCCCGCCGTCGCGCCTGTTTGGCTCGCTCCTGCTCAGCGAGCAGACAGTATTCATTGTCCTGGGTGCCGCGGCGTCCGTGGTGCTGTCCGCGCTCACCGAGAACAGGGCTTTCTTCCTGTACCTGATTCCGGCGGCGCTGGGTTTCGTGGCCGCATACTGGAGCTCGTTCAACAAGGGCTACAACTTCACGGCGGCCATTTCCCCGGACGGCATCCGGCTCCGGTACGGGCTGCTCGACACGCAGGCGCAGACACTGCCGCCGGGCCGGATCCAGGCGCTGAAGGTGGCGCAGCCGCCCCTGTGGCGCCTCTTCGGCTGGTACCGGATGCAGGTCAACGCCGCCGGTTACGGGGCGGGGGCGAACAACGGCGAAGGGGGCTCGCGCACCACGCTGCTGCCGGTCGGAAAGATGGATGACGTCCTGACCATGATGGCGCTCGTGCTGCCGGACCCCGGAACGGCTGATCCGCTGCGCGTTTTCCACCAGGGCGTGAACGGTCTGGATTCCGACGGCGGTTTTGTCACCACGCCGCGCCGGGCGCGGCTGCTGGCACCGCTGGGCTGGCGGCGCAACGCCTTCGCCGCCACGGACACCGCGCTGCTCATGCGGTCGGGCCGCTGGTGGCGGCAGCTTGTGGTGGTTCCGCACCAGCGCACGCAGTCGATCGCGCTGCAGCAGGGACCCCTGGCGCGCCGGTTCGGGCTGGCCGACCTCGTGCTGCACACCACTGCCGGGCCTGTCGCCCCACGCGTGATCCAGGCGGACCTCCGGGAGGCGCAGGCGCTCTTCGACGCGCAGGCGGCCCGCGCCCGGGCGGCCCGGCGGCGGCAGACGAGCGAACAGTGGCTGGCCCAGCTCGATCAGCGACCAACTCCAGCACCACAAGAGGAAGGCCAGCAACGTGGCTAAGCCAGGACGCCTCGGCGTCGGAATCATCGGTGCCGGCAAAGTGGGCGCTGTCCTCGGTGCGGCGCTCCGCGCGGCCGAGCACGCCGTCGTCGGGGTTTCCGCCGTGTCCGACGCGAGCCGGGAACGGGCCGAAACCCTGCTGCCCGGCGTTCCCGTCCTGGAGATCCAGGACATCGTGGAACGCTCCGAACTGGTGCTCCTGGCCGTTCCGGATGATGCCCTCGGCGGCCTGGTGGAGGGGCTCGCCAAGCTCGGCGCGTGGCAGCCCGGGCAACTCGTGGCGCACACCTCGGGCCGGTTCGGCGTCGGCGTGCTGCATCCGGTCCGGGCGGCCGGTGCAGTGCCGCTGGCGCTGCACCCGGCCATGACCTTCACCGGCATGAGCCTCGACCTGACCCGGCTGCTGGACTGCACGTTCGGCGTCACGGCGGACGCCGCCATGCTTCCCATCGCCCAGGCGCTCGTCGTCGAGATGGGGGCCGAACCCGTGGTCATCGCCGAGGGTGACCGCACCATCTACCACGCGGCCCTGGCCCACGGTTCGAACCACCTGGTCACGCTCGTGGCGCAGGCGTCGCAACTGCTGGCCGAGGTGGGCGTGGAGGCTCCGGACCGCATGCTCGGGCCGCTGCTGCGGGCCACCCTGGAGAACGCCCTCGCCTCCGGCGAGTCCGCACTGACGGGCCCGGTGGCGCGGGGGGACGCCGGCACGGTGGAGGCGCACGCCCGCGCGCTGCGGGAGCATGACGGCGGGACCGGCGGCGACGTCCTCGCCGCGTACCTGGCCATGGCCCAGGCCACCGCCAGGCGCGCGGAACGGCGGGGCCTGCTGAAGCCGGATCAGGCGGAGAAAATTCGCATCGCGCTTGAGAGCACAGACGACGACGGCCAGGATGACGGCCGTGCATGAAACCGGCCACGGGGCCAAAGGAGGACACTGACATGCCAATCCGACTCGTAACGACGGCGGACTCCCTCCGTGGGGAAAGCCGGCTGCTGCTGACGCAAAAGAACGGCACGTCCCTGGGCCTTGTGCCCACCATGGGCGCCCTGCATGCGGGCCACGGGCGGCTGGCCCGAACCGCCGCCGAACAGAATGACGTTGTGGTGGCCTCCATCTTTGTGAACCCGCTGCAGTTCGGCGAGGCGCAGGACCTGGACCGCTATCCGCGGACCCTCGAGGCGGACATGGCGCTGCTCGAGGAGCAGGGCGTGGATCTGGTCTTCGCTCCGTCGGTCGAGGAGATGTACCCCGACGGGCCGCCGATGGTCAGAATCACTGCCGGCCCGCTCGGGGAGAAATGGGAGGGCGCATCCCGGCCTGGCCACTTCGACGGCGCGCTCACCGTGGTGGCCAAGCTGCTGCACCTGGGCATCCCCGGCACCGGCCTGCCCGGCGGCCGCGCCTTCGTTGCCGCCTCGGGCGGCGGCCTGCCGGCGTACTGCGCCTACTTCGGGCAGAAGGACGCCCAGCAGCTGGCGCTGGTCCGCCGCATGGTGGCCGACCTGGACTTCCCCGTGGAGATCGTTGCCGTGCCAACCGCCCGCGACTCCGACGGGCTGGCGCTGTCCAGCCGGAACCGCTTCCTTTCCGGCGAGGAGCGTGAGGCGGCGCTGGTGCTGTCCCGTGCGTTGCGCCTTATTGAGGAGCGGGCGAACGCGAACGAGCCGCTTGATGTCGGTTCGGCCCGGGCCCTGATCGAGTCCCAGCCCCTGGTCCGGCTGGACTACTTCGACGTCGTCGATCCCGCCACGCTGGAGCCGCTCGCCGAGAACTGTCACGAGACACCCTTCCGCGGTGAAGGGCTGGCACTGGTTGCCGCGAAGGTTGGCGCCGTGCGGCTGATCGACAACGTGCCGCTCAGCTCCTGACGGGGCGGAGTGGCCGGCGCTCAGCTCCCGGGTGACGTGAATCTCGTTGACTAAATCCCGTGTACGGGAATGGGTCCCGCCACTACACTGTTGGAGTCTGCAGCGGCGCTGACCGCCAGCCACCAATTCCAACACCCTGAGGGTCTCGCCATGTCTACCAAAGTC
Protein-coding regions in this window:
- a CDS encoding PH domain-containing protein, with protein sequence MPTAAIDPPGITWLRVSPKYVTVRLVEWALGNLVMVAVLSLPLVFVRLGWWRWPPLWLAIGLPAFMLLLALWRLVLIPRQVRAIGYAEREDDLLIRGGIFFQRVMVVPYGRMQYVDISAGPVERGLGLCTLKLHTASAGTNAGIPGLPAAEGARLREQLSARGEARLAGL
- a CDS encoding DUF3180 domain-containing protein: MKPVSPLLLAVVGLALAVAGWSAAVLTVRYGMATPVLPATALVTMGVIVALTLVLGIRVLRWRNGKKKKMLNPILAAWTLVLAQACAYTGAMLLGWHAGIFLDQLRFWSIRSGLDVTWLALGMAGGGLVMIVVGLVVERFCKIPPEDGETDAAEGLPGQGRGKAKGEGEYAYRGD
- a CDS encoding 4-phosphopantoate--beta-alanine ligase; translation: MPIRLVTTADSLRGESRLLLTQKNGTSLGLVPTMGALHAGHGRLARTAAEQNDVVVASIFVNPLQFGEAQDLDRYPRTLEADMALLEEQGVDLVFAPSVEEMYPDGPPMVRITAGPLGEKWEGASRPGHFDGALTVVAKLLHLGIPGTGLPGGRAFVAASGGGLPAYCAYFGQKDAQQLALVRRMVADLDFPVEIVAVPTARDSDGLALSSRNRFLSGEEREAALVLSRALRLIEERANANEPLDVGSARALIESQPLVRLDYFDVVDPATLEPLAENCHETPFRGEGLALVAAKVGAVRLIDNVPLSS
- the folK gene encoding 2-amino-4-hydroxy-6-hydroxymethyldihydropteridine diphosphokinase; this encodes MNPAPALHEKPVHEKPIHEKPVHGKAPAKTAYTRAVLALGSNLGARNETLSEAVADLVDRPEVRLLAVSPIVQTKAVGGPAGQPDFLNMVISVETSLEPLALLRHCQSVENKHHRVREVHWGPRTLDVDVIVYGDVESSDPVLTLPHPFAAVRAFVLYPWSQMDPSATLNGQPVGELAARAADFPDLKPFDGFGDFDGVPDVGAVEQP
- the folB gene encoding dihydroneopterin aldolase; the protein is MDRISLTGVTATGYHGVFDFERREGQPFVVDAVLHLDFSQAAASDDVRDTAHYGEVAGRITDWITGEPLNLIEGLAVRMAEGLLKEFKIQAVEITVHKPKAPIEVPFGDVAVSVFRERP
- a CDS encoding Rossmann-like and DUF2520 domain-containing protein, with the protein product MAKPGRLGVGIIGAGKVGAVLGAALRAAEHAVVGVSAVSDASRERAETLLPGVPVLEIQDIVERSELVLLAVPDDALGGLVEGLAKLGAWQPGQLVAHTSGRFGVGVLHPVRAAGAVPLALHPAMTFTGMSLDLTRLLDCTFGVTADAAMLPIAQALVVEMGAEPVVIAEGDRTIYHAALAHGSNHLVTLVAQASQLLAEVGVEAPDRMLGPLLRATLENALASGESALTGPVARGDAGTVEAHARALREHDGGTGGDVLAAYLAMAQATARRAERRGLLKPDQAEKIRIALESTDDDGQDDGRA
- a CDS encoding PH domain-containing protein, whose translation is MSAGGLASGKPDGEWLRVHPATPFVRGWVALAAIGYFFGRDSFERMLQGQPLIDDRLAGRAPWLLGAGALMLVLAVLSFILSWYFTRYQVAEGYVRVNTGFLFKQQRQARLDRVQAIDIVQPLLARIFGLAELKFEVADAGESAVRLAYLRIGDARQLRATILARASGVRLDPAQPEAAAPEAPEQQVLQVPPSRLFGSLLLSEQTVFIVLGAAASVVLSALTENRAFFLYLIPAALGFVAAYWSSFNKGYNFTAAISPDGIRLRYGLLDTQAQTLPPGRIQALKVAQPPLWRLFGWYRMQVNAAGYGAGANNGEGGSRTTLLPVGKMDDVLTMMALVLPDPGTADPLRVFHQGVNGLDSDGGFVTTPRRARLLAPLGWRRNAFAATDTALLMRSGRWWRQLVVVPHQRTQSIALQQGPLARRFGLADLVLHTTAGPVAPRVIQADLREAQALFDAQAARARAARRRQTSEQWLAQLDQRPTPAPQEEGQQRG